One genomic window of Cupriavidus sp. P-10 includes the following:
- a CDS encoding MarR family winged helix-turn-helix transcriptional regulator, whose amino-acid sequence MNPDTRYDVTKQNFEALSEFRYELRRYLRFSEVAARAEGITLLQYLLLLHIKGFRDRDWATIGELAERLQAAPNGVVALVSRCEAAGLVTRLQSDADHRQVEVHLAARGERCLMHLAALHKIELKSLGSVFKIAKLSIP is encoded by the coding sequence ATGAATCCTGACACGCGATACGACGTAACAAAGCAGAACTTCGAAGCGCTGTCCGAGTTTCGGTACGAACTGCGCCGCTATTTGCGATTTTCCGAAGTAGCAGCGCGCGCGGAGGGCATCACGCTCTTACAGTATCTGCTGCTGCTACATATCAAAGGCTTCCGCGATCGCGATTGGGCAACGATTGGGGAATTGGCAGAACGCTTGCAAGCCGCCCCAAACGGCGTCGTCGCCTTGGTGTCGCGCTGCGAGGCGGCAGGGTTGGTGACCCGCTTGCAGAGTGACGCGGATCACCGCCAGGTGGAAGTGCATCTGGCGGCGCGAGGTGAGCGTTGCCTGATGCATCTGGCAGCGCTTCACAAAATCGAGCTCAAGTCATTGGGTTCGGTTTTCAAGATAGCAAAGCTGTCGATACCCTAG
- a CDS encoding metallophosphoesterase, whose translation MKIALLSDLHLSVHPMEPPRTGADVTVLAGDICRPEAAINWAKQLRQPALFVAGNHEFYGTDLMTTMTQLRAHADGSSVRVLERAEALCGNVRFLGCTLWSDYRLYRRADERELGLRQATELVRDFSHIQVAPDFAQKFTPALSQLLFDGSVAWLEQKFRERHDGPTVVITHFAPSRDSIHPRFSHSLLNACFVSDLKSRILRWQPQLWMHGHTHDSFDYRIGDTRVIANPRGYVRNGVAENPSFDPELVVEVT comes from the coding sequence ATGAAGATCGCACTACTGTCGGACCTGCACCTGTCCGTCCATCCGATGGAGCCGCCCAGAACGGGCGCCGATGTGACCGTGCTCGCGGGCGATATCTGCCGCCCAGAGGCGGCGATCAACTGGGCGAAGCAGCTCCGCCAGCCCGCGCTGTTCGTAGCCGGTAATCACGAGTTCTACGGGACGGACCTAATGACCACCATGACACAGCTGCGGGCTCACGCTGATGGCAGTTCAGTGCGCGTGCTGGAGCGCGCCGAAGCGCTCTGTGGCAACGTGCGTTTCCTGGGTTGCACGCTCTGGTCCGACTACCGGCTCTACCGGCGTGCGGATGAGAGGGAGCTTGGCCTGCGACAGGCCACCGAACTGGTGCGCGATTTCTCTCATATTCAGGTCGCCCCCGACTTTGCGCAGAAATTTACCCCAGCGCTATCGCAGTTGCTGTTCGACGGCTCGGTCGCATGGCTGGAGCAGAAGTTTCGCGAGCGGCACGACGGCCCAACCGTGGTGATCACGCACTTTGCTCCGTCGCGCGACAGCATTCACCCCAGGTTCTCCCACTCGCTGCTCAACGCGTGTTTCGTCTCGGATCTCAAGTCCCGCATCCTGCGATGGCAGCCTCAGCTCTGGATGCACGGCCATACCCACGACAGCTTTGACTATCGAATAGGGGACACGCGCGTCATTGCCAATCCTAGAGGCTACGTACGCAATGGGGTGGCCGAAAACCCGTCGTTCGACCCCGAACTTGTGGTCGAAGTGACCTAG
- a CDS encoding sigma factor — translation MFRTARDVVLDDAEAQNVVQETYLRAFTRLGSFRGEAPLSIWLARIAMSR, via the coding sequence TTGTTCCGCACCGCACGCGACGTGGTTCTTGATGACGCCGAGGCCCAGAACGTGGTGCAGGAAACCTACCTGCGCGCCTTCACCAGGCTGGGTTCGTTTCGCGGCGAGGCTCCGCTGAGCATCTGGCTGGCGCGCATTGCCATGTCGCGGTGA
- a CDS encoding sigma factor-like helix-turn-helix DNA-binding protein — protein MEDSEGLATESFPENVMSFRTPDGEPPDAMAERGQVGELLQGAVEHLPAIDRRVFILRAVEDMSVEETAFASVSATMWSRRASCGRAPCRANPWPNR, from the coding sequence ATGGAAGACAGTGAAGGCCTGGCGACCGAATCCTTTCCGGAGAATGTGATGTCCTTCCGCACCCCCGACGGTGAACCGCCCGATGCCATGGCCGAACGAGGCCAGGTAGGCGAGCTCTTGCAGGGTGCCGTCGAGCACCTGCCGGCCATCGACCGCCGCGTATTCATTCTGCGAGCCGTCGAGGACATGAGCGTAGAGGAAACCGCGTTTGCCTCGGTGTCAGCAACGATGTGGTCAAGACGCGCTTCCTGCGGGCGCGCGCCATGCCGCGCGAATCCCTGGCCGAACAGATGA
- a CDS encoding sigma factor-like helix-turn-helix DNA-binding protein, whose amino-acid sequence MPRESLAEQMKPHLHNKFSFAGQRCDAVVSHVLGELHQRGLIRSHGSTFAHRVKSACGRDAQIIPLAAAMNFAEPKPQVWLQDDPDRQPDRVAMRSEIRQLMEARIDLLPDTFRSIFVLRAVEELSVEEVTQALEISEATVRPHFFRARNLLREGLSSDIDASIGNAFAFDGERCYRIVVAVLAPVAADRESPMGSPLCSRGRE is encoded by the coding sequence ATGCCGCGCGAATCCCTGGCCGAACAGATGAAGCCCCATTTGCACAACAAGTTCAGTTTTGCCGGCCAGCGCTGCGACGCGGTAGTCAGCCATGTTCTCGGCGAGCTCCACCAGCGAGGACTGATCCGGTCCCACGGTTCGACCTTCGCCCATCGCGTCAAGTCGGCATGCGGCAGGGATGCGCAAATCATTCCCTTGGCTGCCGCGATGAACTTTGCCGAGCCAAAGCCGCAAGTGTGGTTGCAAGATGATCCAGACCGACAACCGGATCGCGTCGCCATGCGCTCGGAAATCCGCCAGCTGATGGAGGCGCGCATCGACCTGCTTCCAGACACCTTTCGCAGCATCTTTGTGCTGCGCGCGGTCGAGGAATTGAGCGTCGAGGAGGTTACCCAAGCGCTGGAGATCTCAGAGGCGACGGTGCGCCCACACTTTTTTCGCGCTCGCAACCTGCTGCGCGAGGGCTTGTCGAGTGACATCGACGCGTCCATTGGCAATGCGTTCGCCTTTGACGGAGAGCGGTGCTATCGCATCGTTGTGGCCGTGCTGGCACCGGTTGCAGCTGATCGGGAATCCCCCATGGGGTCACCCCTCTGCTCAAGAGGGCGCGAATGA
- a CDS encoding lipo-like protein: MNALLAFIGTHLAEYLGAPKRQGSLVATVAPGLLAAALRPGDVLLVEGNTRISVAIKYLTQSTWSHAALFVGDALPPPASGGERPTFVEADLRGGVRAVGLSVFAGLHTRICRPVGLSTQDVQKLVAHTIGRIGQQYDLRNVIDLARYLIPTPPVPARWRRRLLALGSGEPTRAICSTLIAQAFQTLRYPILPDVTRSGSADPACQHCHREILHIRHHSLYTPRDFDLSPYFDVVKPNLLADFDYRALAWADDTPAVQDAGSSRRASA, from the coding sequence ATGAACGCGCTGCTCGCGTTCATTGGAACGCACCTGGCGGAATACCTTGGCGCGCCTAAGCGACAGGGCTCGCTGGTGGCGACCGTCGCGCCGGGGTTGCTTGCCGCGGCACTGCGTCCTGGCGACGTGCTTCTGGTCGAAGGCAATACGCGCATCAGCGTGGCGATCAAGTACCTGACGCAATCCACCTGGTCGCACGCGGCGCTGTTTGTGGGCGATGCGCTACCGCCTCCGGCCAGCGGCGGGGAGCGCCCAACCTTCGTCGAAGCAGATCTGCGAGGCGGCGTGCGCGCGGTGGGCCTGAGCGTGTTCGCCGGCTTGCACACGCGCATTTGCAGGCCCGTCGGGCTGTCGACGCAAGACGTGCAGAAGCTCGTCGCGCATACGATCGGACGCATCGGCCAGCAGTACGATCTGAGGAATGTGATCGATCTCGCGCGCTACCTCATTCCGACGCCGCCCGTGCCGGCGCGATGGCGGCGGCGCTTGCTTGCCCTGGGCAGCGGCGAGCCAACGCGAGCGATCTGCTCCACCCTGATCGCTCAGGCATTCCAGACGCTGCGCTATCCGATTCTGCCCGATGTGACCCGGTCGGGCTCCGCCGATCCCGCCTGCCAGCACTGTCATCGCGAAATTCTGCACATCCGTCACCACAGCCTGTACACACCACGGGACTTCGACCTCTCGCCCTACTTCGATGTGGTGAAGCCGAACCTGCTCGCTGACTTCGACTACCGCGCGCTGGCCTGGGCCGACGATACACCCGCCGTGCAGGATGCTGGTAGTAGCCGGCGCGCCAGCGCTTAG
- a CDS encoding protoglobin domain-containing protein, with product MSQDKEIPGYLYGSSDIPSFPITMTEFELMKKSVLFGDEDAKFLRLSHDVLKEQVEAILDVWYGFVASNPHLVSTFASQLDGSPLGDYLAAVRKRFGQWILDTARAEYDQAWLDYQYEIGRRHHRIAKNRTDGVAATSIVPFRDLFLLIYPITHTLWPFLAKHGHSREDVEAMHAAWVKTCLLQATLWSYSYVSAGDF from the coding sequence ATGAGTCAGGATAAGGAAATTCCCGGCTACCTCTACGGTTCGTCCGACATCCCAAGTTTCCCCATCACGATGACTGAGTTCGAGTTGATGAAGAAGAGCGTGTTGTTCGGCGACGAGGATGCTAAGTTCCTTCGGCTATCGCATGATGTGCTCAAAGAGCAAGTCGAGGCAATTCTAGATGTCTGGTACGGCTTCGTCGCCTCGAACCCGCATCTGGTCTCGACCTTCGCGAGTCAACTTGACGGAAGTCCGCTCGGTGACTATCTTGCTGCGGTGCGCAAACGCTTTGGCCAGTGGATTCTCGATACGGCGCGTGCCGAGTATGACCAGGCATGGCTTGACTACCAGTACGAGATTGGCCGGCGGCACCATCGGATTGCGAAGAACCGTACCGACGGCGTGGCCGCGACTAGCATTGTTCCATTCAGGGACCTGTTCTTGCTGATCTATCCCATTACGCATACGCTCTGGCCATTTCTAGCCAAGCACGGCCATAGCCGTGAGGATGTAGAAGCTATGCATGCCGCATGGGTCAAGACTTGTTTGCTCCAGGCGACGCTCTGGAGTTACTCCTATGTCAGTGCCGGGGACTTTTGA
- a CDS encoding bile acid:sodium symporter family protein, whose amino-acid sequence MSKIVSTLKKLYDVIDGFVLIMLAAIGIALLASEVGSSKGPLHLGVVTSLGVALVFFLHGAALSRDQLVAGARNWQLHVFVQAFTYVVFPMIGLLLFLSLRNALPADLLLGVFFLCALPSTVSSSVAMTSMARGNVPGAIFNATISGLIGMAVTPVLMGLVISASGAAMPLGKALTGVALQLLLPFALGQLLRPLIGGWLARRKQITNKFDRGVIVLIVYSSFCDATAAGLWHQYRWQTIAAVMALAAVLLFVVLGATTVVARRLGFPVEDEIPAVFCGSKKSLANGIPMAKILFVGHPALGLLVLPLLVYHQLQLIVCSVMASRYAMRESVQRQDPRARA is encoded by the coding sequence ATGTCCAAGATTGTTTCCACGCTCAAGAAACTCTATGACGTGATCGACGGCTTTGTTCTGATCATGCTGGCCGCCATCGGCATTGCCCTGCTGGCCTCCGAGGTGGGCAGCAGCAAGGGCCCGCTCCACCTGGGCGTGGTGACCAGCCTGGGCGTGGCGCTGGTGTTCTTCCTGCACGGCGCGGCGCTGTCGCGTGACCAACTGGTGGCCGGCGCCCGCAACTGGCAGCTGCATGTGTTCGTGCAGGCCTTCACCTATGTCGTCTTCCCGATGATCGGCCTGCTGCTGTTTCTGTCACTGCGCAACGCGCTGCCGGCGGATCTGCTGCTGGGCGTGTTCTTCCTGTGTGCGCTGCCGTCAACGGTATCGTCGTCGGTGGCCATGACCTCGATGGCGCGCGGCAACGTACCAGGCGCCATCTTCAATGCCACCATCTCCGGTCTGATCGGCATGGCAGTGACGCCAGTGCTGATGGGCCTGGTAATCAGCGCCAGCGGCGCCGCGATGCCGCTGGGCAAGGCCCTGACCGGCGTGGCGCTGCAGCTGCTGCTGCCGTTCGCACTGGGCCAGCTGCTGCGCCCGCTGATCGGTGGCTGGCTGGCCCGGCGCAAGCAGATCACCAACAAGTTCGACCGCGGCGTGATCGTGCTGATCGTCTATTCATCCTTCTGTGACGCCACCGCCGCTGGCCTGTGGCACCAGTACCGGTGGCAAACCATCGCCGCGGTAATGGCGCTGGCCGCCGTGCTGCTGTTCGTGGTGCTGGGCGCCACCACCGTCGTGGCGCGCCGCCTGGGCTTTCCCGTGGAGGACGAGATCCCCGCTGTCTTCTGCGGCTCCAAGAAGAGCCTGGCCAACGGCATCCCGATGGCCAAGATCCTGTTCGTCGGCCACCCGGCGCTGGGCCTGCTGGTGCTGCCGCTGCTGGTGTACCACCAGCTGCAGCTGATAGTCTGTTCGGTAATGGCCTCGCGCTATGCCATGCGCGAATCGGTGCAGCGGCAGGACCCACGCGCGCGCGCCTGA
- a CDS encoding amidohydrolase family protein, translating to MGQLRSYPAVKPEIREFTMVEHVFVGAKARGKEQQIPLKDAIDAITIHAVRFLNLADRVGSIARQACGNGDAGL from the coding sequence ATGGGACAGTTGCGCAGCTACCCGGCTGTCAAGCCAGAGATCCGGGAGTTCACGATGGTCGAGCACGTGTTCGTAGGGGCCAAAGCACGCGGCAAGGAGCAGCAGATCCCGCTGAAGGATGCCATCGATGCAATCACCATCCACGCCGTACGCTTCCTGAACTTGGCTGACCGCGTCGGCTCAATAGCTCGGCAGGCATGCGGAAATGGTGATGCTGGACTGTGA
- a CDS encoding GreA/GreB family elongation factor: MRKTIFLTTAHIERLNSLVLDQGLPTHKRQCLRDMIEHAIICTHTSLPAKAITLHTPFLCIEAHHREHLLWRIVYPEDADYRQGKLSILSPAGMALFGLHEGQHVRVAVPESLNFLEITVEEILESERIH, from the coding sequence ATGCGAAAGACGATTTTCCTTACAACGGCCCATATCGAGCGGCTCAATTCTCTTGTGCTGGATCAGGGGTTGCCGACGCATAAGCGGCAGTGCCTGCGTGACATGATCGAGCATGCGATCATCTGCACGCACACCAGCCTGCCGGCCAAGGCCATAACGCTGCATACCCCATTTTTATGCATCGAAGCGCACCATCGTGAGCATCTGCTTTGGCGCATTGTGTACCCTGAAGACGCCGACTATCGCCAAGGCAAGCTGTCAATCCTGTCGCCGGCGGGTATGGCGCTGTTTGGTTTGCACGAGGGCCAGCATGTCCGTGTCGCGGTACCTGAGAGCCTGAACTTTCTCGAAATCACGGTCGAGGAAATCCTGGAGTCTGAACGCATCCATTGA
- a CDS encoding phasin family protein — protein sequence MNSLAIHHISVAQRTNLEVLWGMADMVGLMGQAFAHFEKLLEWNLQLVPISMQRSGECTKQMFAMGRPRDLLAMQIVLMQLASGQAFSFQHDPSPES from the coding sequence ATGAATTCTCTAGCCATACACCATATTTCCGTAGCGCAGCGGACGAACCTTGAAGTCTTGTGGGGCATGGCGGACATGGTAGGCCTCATGGGGCAAGCTTTTGCTCACTTTGAGAAGCTACTCGAATGGAATCTTCAATTGGTCCCTATTTCGATGCAAAGATCCGGTGAGTGCACGAAACAGATGTTCGCAATGGGTAGGCCTCGGGATCTCCTGGCAATGCAGATCGTTCTGATGCAGTTGGCAAGCGGGCAAGCTTTCTCATTCCAGCATGATCCAAGCCCGGAATCGTGA
- a CDS encoding DUF2933 domain-containing protein produces the protein MKCDTKTLITAGIGLLAMLAAAYAVWPPVHALVPGIGPYLLLLLCPLSMWLMMKSMSAHDDQVSAMTEHLPAQKPDPFRIKE, from the coding sequence ATGAAATGCGATACGAAGACGCTGATCACAGCGGGCATCGGCCTGCTGGCGATGCTGGCTGCCGCCTATGCTGTATGGCCGCCGGTCCATGCGCTTGTCCCGGGCATTGGCCCGTATTTGCTGCTCTTGCTCTGCCCGCTGTCGATGTGGCTGATGATGAAGAGCATGAGCGCGCACGATGATCAAGTGAGCGCGATGACCGAGCACCTGCCAGCGCAGAAGCCCGATCCGTTTCGCATCAAGGAGTAA
- a CDS encoding FAD-dependent oxidoreductase has product MNSYEVRLKGCEEVAAGTFAFHFEKPSGFHFKPGQAIDLVLPDPAPPSGRYLARHTFSLVSAPFQDELVIATRMRDSPFKRAIKSLSAGAIVRLEGPFGSLTLHGDRARPAVLVAGGIGVTPFVSMLRQAAREQLPQRILLLYANRRPEDAAFLVELRQLEQRYKYFHLIATMTQATKSALAWDGRAGQIDEDMLRRACSELDAPVYYVAGPPGMVEAMRDVLIDLGVNEDAIRSEEFFGY; this is encoded by the coding sequence ATGAATTCCTATGAAGTAAGGCTGAAAGGATGCGAAGAAGTCGCGGCTGGCACCTTCGCCTTTCATTTTGAAAAGCCGTCCGGTTTCCATTTCAAGCCCGGCCAGGCGATCGACCTGGTCCTCCCCGATCCTGCGCCGCCCTCGGGGCGGTACCTCGCGCGACACACGTTCTCACTTGTTAGTGCACCGTTCCAGGATGAACTGGTCATTGCGACGCGAATGCGCGACAGCCCGTTCAAGCGGGCAATCAAGTCCTTGTCAGCCGGTGCCATCGTTAGGCTGGAAGGGCCGTTCGGGTCCCTGACCCTGCACGGCGATCGCGCACGGCCCGCGGTCCTGGTTGCGGGGGGCATCGGTGTCACGCCCTTTGTCAGCATGCTGCGGCAGGCGGCGCGGGAGCAGTTGCCGCAGCGCATTCTGCTGCTTTACGCCAATCGCCGCCCGGAAGATGCTGCATTCCTCGTCGAGCTCAGGCAGCTTGAGCAGAGATACAAGTACTTCCACCTGATTGCGACAATGACGCAGGCAACAAAGTCCGCGCTTGCGTGGGACGGCAGAGCTGGCCAGATTGACGAAGATATGCTCAGAAGGGCCTGCAGCGAACTTGACGCACCGGTCTACTATGTGGCTGGGCCACCGGGCATGGTGGAAGCGATGCGGGACGTCCTGATTGATCTTGGCGTCAATGAGGATGCGATCCGCAGTGAAGAATTTTTCGGCTACTAG
- the folE2 gene encoding GTP cyclohydrolase FolE2, with protein MNAPERTAFLPDVQATEDQRKLAIDAVGVKGVRYPVTLRAGKRLLPTIATLSMAVGLPATARGTHMSRFIEMLEAEKEALDQAGFKAFLFAMLQRLDAPSGELEMRFPYFVRKSAPVSGVQSLLDYEVRWLGTVAEDRQYGFWMYVTVPATSLCPCSKEIAAYGAHNQRSHICVGVRLAEEMAVEELIAIAERNASCEVYGLLKRADEKYVTEQAYDNPRFVEDLVRDVVLALGSDARVMEFEVEAENFESIHNHSAFARITHPGHVRLTRR; from the coding sequence ATGAACGCCCCAGAGAGAACCGCTTTCCTTCCGGACGTGCAGGCGACTGAGGATCAGCGGAAGCTGGCCATCGACGCCGTTGGCGTCAAGGGGGTGCGGTATCCGGTTACCTTGCGTGCGGGCAAGAGACTGTTGCCGACCATCGCAACATTGTCGATGGCCGTCGGGCTGCCGGCCACCGCCAGGGGTACGCATATGTCCCGCTTCATCGAGATGCTGGAGGCTGAGAAAGAAGCGCTCGACCAGGCCGGCTTCAAGGCATTCCTGTTCGCCATGCTGCAGCGATTGGATGCACCTAGCGGGGAACTTGAGATGCGGTTTCCATACTTCGTCAGGAAATCCGCTCCGGTCTCGGGCGTGCAGAGCCTGCTCGACTATGAAGTGCGTTGGCTAGGTACCGTGGCGGAAGACAGGCAGTATGGATTCTGGATGTACGTTACGGTCCCAGCTACCAGCCTGTGCCCATGCTCGAAAGAGATCGCCGCATACGGCGCACATAATCAGCGCTCGCACATCTGCGTCGGGGTCAGGCTCGCGGAAGAGATGGCCGTCGAGGAACTGATTGCCATCGCCGAACGCAACGCCTCCTGCGAAGTGTATGGCCTGCTGAAGCGCGCAGACGAGAAATACGTCACTGAGCAGGCATACGACAACCCGAGGTTTGTCGAAGACCTGGTGCGCGATGTCGTGCTTGCGCTGGGTAGCGATGCGCGCGTGATGGAATTCGAGGTCGAGGCGGAGAACTTTGAATCGATTCACAATCACTCGGCTTTCGCACGCATCACGCATCCGGGTCACGTGAGGCTGACCAGGCGGTAG
- a CDS encoding RNA polymerase sigma factor, which produces MPKIGSAFPRPTGSYRQDGMAASTRVKSVAEIDADQLASIACPVVKLPVTFVGRHASNCQKPEKGAISRMPNTVSAQQPPPTIDARPDADLVTGARTGDASAFEIIMRRNNRLLFRAARGVVSDDAEAQDVVQETYLRAFISLDSFRGDAALSTWLVRIAINVAMSAQRKRGRLIQMEDSEELGAEPSQENLMSFRTADSESPDAMAERGQMREILQGAIERLPAIYRSVFILRAVEDMSVEETAFCLDVSNDVVKTRFLRARTMLRAILAEQATPYLHATFAFAGSRCDAVVNHVLSELNRRGLIRPH; this is translated from the coding sequence ATGCCGAAGATCGGCTCAGCGTTTCCTCGCCCAACGGGCAGTTATCGTCAGGACGGCATGGCCGCGAGCACACGCGTGAAATCTGTGGCGGAAATCGACGCGGACCAACTGGCGTCAATTGCTTGCCCCGTAGTCAAATTGCCTGTCACCTTTGTGGGACGTCACGCGTCTAATTGCCAGAAGCCGGAAAAAGGAGCGATATCCAGAATGCCTAATACAGTGAGTGCCCAGCAGCCACCACCGACCATTGACGCTCGCCCGGATGCCGACCTTGTGACGGGCGCCAGAACCGGGGATGCAAGTGCATTCGAGATCATCATGCGCCGCAACAACCGTCTGTTGTTCCGTGCAGCGCGGGGTGTGGTGTCTGATGATGCCGAGGCTCAGGACGTGGTACAGGAGACCTATCTGCGCGCCTTTATCAGCCTGGATTCGTTCCGCGGCGACGCTGCCTTGAGTACCTGGCTGGTGCGCATCGCAATCAATGTCGCGATGAGCGCGCAACGCAAGAGAGGGCGGCTCATCCAGATGGAAGACAGTGAGGAACTTGGGGCCGAACCTTCGCAGGAGAATTTGATGTCATTCCGCACCGCGGACAGCGAATCGCCCGATGCCATGGCCGAACGGGGCCAGATGCGCGAGATCTTGCAAGGAGCGATCGAGCGGTTGCCGGCCATCTACCGCAGCGTTTTCATTCTGCGCGCGGTCGAAGACATGAGCGTCGAGGAAACGGCATTCTGCCTTGACGTCAGCAATGATGTTGTCAAGACCCGTTTCCTGCGGGCGCGCACGATGCTGCGCGCCATCCTGGCTGAGCAGGCAACGCCATACTTGCATGCCACCTTCGCGTTTGCCGGATCGCGCTGCGACGCTGTGGTCAACCATGTGCTGAGCGAACTCAACCGGCGCGGCCTGATCAGGCCGCACTGA
- a CDS encoding c-type cytochrome: protein MKQVPHVHPPATQPMRRRQARSMITCRRLLTTMTTGAAVAAAAACGGSSGETVAVNEDATAKQAALVEQGKQIFRFDTFGDEAHWTDTLKMHEVIATAVDPVTALSVGLKVDAEALPAAVVDGIRNGTVDLKSPATTVALLKLNAVVGVKGTVETINGVDKLVRVGITCALCHSTVDNSFAPGIGKRLDGWANRDLSPGAIIALSPAVDAAMKTVLNAWGAGKFDPRHNIDGLSNPVVIPPAYGLAGIHRITVTGDGEDIAYWNRYVAVAEMGGLGSVSEPRLNLSITHGTEDLVTSKLPALQAYQLSLKAPPAPAGSFDDMAAQRGKLVFEGAGRCATCHSGTTFTDANSRLHPPADSMAEPESPSYASRSATKQYRTSPLSGVWQHPPYFHDGSAATLTDVVQTYNTKQALSLTSQEIADLAEYLKSL, encoded by the coding sequence ATGAAACAGGTTCCGCACGTACATCCGCCCGCGACCCAACCAATGCGCAGGCGGCAGGCGCGCTCAATGATCACCTGCCGGCGCTTGCTGACCACCATGACGACAGGCGCCGCCGTGGCGGCTGCCGCGGCTTGCGGCGGCTCGTCGGGCGAGACTGTGGCAGTCAACGAGGATGCCACAGCGAAGCAGGCAGCGCTGGTCGAACAGGGCAAGCAGATCTTCCGGTTCGACACATTTGGCGATGAAGCACATTGGACCGATACACTGAAGATGCACGAGGTCATCGCCACGGCAGTCGACCCCGTGACCGCCCTGTCGGTCGGTCTGAAAGTGGATGCTGAAGCCTTGCCCGCGGCGGTCGTGGACGGCATCAGGAATGGCACCGTCGACCTGAAGAGCCCGGCCACCACCGTGGCTCTGCTGAAACTGAACGCGGTCGTCGGCGTCAAAGGCACCGTCGAAACCATTAACGGAGTGGACAAGCTGGTCCGGGTCGGGATCACCTGCGCGCTATGCCATTCGACGGTCGACAACTCGTTCGCGCCCGGCATTGGCAAGCGCCTGGATGGATGGGCCAATCGCGATCTCAGCCCGGGCGCAATCATTGCGTTGTCGCCGGCGGTGGATGCCGCCATGAAGACGGTCCTCAATGCGTGGGGCGCCGGCAAGTTTGATCCCCGGCACAATATCGACGGGCTCAGCAACCCTGTTGTGATCCCGCCCGCCTACGGTCTGGCCGGCATTCATCGCATTACCGTTACCGGCGACGGCGAAGACATCGCCTACTGGAACCGGTATGTCGCCGTGGCAGAAATGGGCGGCCTTGGCTCCGTGTCCGAACCGCGGCTGAACCTGTCCATCACGCATGGCACGGAGGATCTTGTCACCAGCAAGCTCCCAGCCCTGCAGGCCTACCAGCTATCCCTGAAGGCCCCGCCGGCACCGGCCGGCAGTTTCGACGATATGGCGGCGCAGCGGGGAAAGCTCGTTTTCGAAGGCGCCGGGAGATGCGCCACTTGTCATAGCGGAACGACCTTCACGGACGCTAATTCGCGCCTACATCCGCCCGCCGATTCGATGGCCGAACCCGAATCGCCAAGCTATGCATCCCGCTCGGCGACCAAGCAGTATCGGACCTCGCCGCTGAGCGGCGTATGGCAGCACCCGCCCTACTTCCACGACGGGTCGGCTGCGACGCTGACGGATGTCGTGCAGACCTACAACACGAAGCAGGCGCTTAGCCTGACCAGCCAGGAGATCGCCGATCTGGCCGAATACCTAAAATCCTTGTAG
- a CDS encoding DUF4142 domain-containing protein produces MKITNIILACAMFLSTGAAVAEEAAPNDAQIAAIVVTANQVDIDAGKLAKSRASSKDVKAFAQQMITDHTGVNKSASALVKKLKVKPEDSATSTGLKTGGDQNLQKLKGLKGAEFDSAYVDHEITYHQTVIDAMDKTLIPNAKNEELKALLVKVRPAFVAHLEHAKGIQASLGMKK; encoded by the coding sequence ATGAAAATCACAAACATCATCCTTGCCTGCGCTATGTTTCTCTCAACCGGCGCAGCAGTGGCCGAGGAGGCCGCACCAAACGACGCGCAAATCGCCGCCATTGTCGTCACGGCGAATCAAGTTGACATCGACGCCGGAAAACTCGCCAAATCACGGGCATCCAGCAAAGACGTAAAGGCATTCGCACAGCAGATGATTACCGATCATACCGGCGTCAATAAGTCTGCAAGCGCACTCGTGAAAAAACTTAAGGTCAAGCCCGAAGACAGCGCGACCAGCACAGGTCTCAAGACGGGCGGCGACCAGAACTTACAGAAACTCAAAGGCCTCAAGGGAGCCGAGTTCGACAGCGCCTACGTCGACCACGAGATCACCTATCATCAGACCGTGATCGATGCAATGGATAAGACGTTGATACCAAATGCCAAGAACGAAGAATTGAAAGCGCTGCTGGTAAAGGTTCGGCCTGCCTTCGTGGCGCACCTGGAGCATGCCAAGGGAATTCAGGCCTCGCTCGGCATGAAGAAATGA